A section of the Quatrionicoccus australiensis genome encodes:
- a CDS encoding carbohydrate-binding protein codes for MSQPTPYTQTTDFSQQEANNASGRSTVNTAALDAEFANIETTLDQTLDNLQKIQRDDGKLKDLAVGVNALSPEILNLMGGFRIVGDGVWAASTAYQVKDLASDENSNYVCIQAHTSGATFDPQYWSRFGFTIGSDVSDAAANAAASAAAALSSANAAASSASAAATSATNSATSATASASSASAAIASKNLTLQYATQVENSLAYLAVEATQAEMEAGTETDNRAMSPLRVKQAIEALTPDHIWYSQGESVGSIASQTEFGNSSIPETATEIEILCVSVTPSSSGRIVVQVGSASYITTGYSGYCLERPSGDSSLTTGFPVTFAASSVGYTGSITLSKIGTTNKWIMKSTGVSNTLMQVGVGSVDVSSILSRVRVSLAGGGSFSAGTVSIKWK; via the coding sequence ATGTCACAACCTACGCCATACACACAGACGACTGATTTCAGCCAGCAAGAGGCTAATAACGCTTCTGGCCGATCAACCGTCAATACCGCTGCGCTCGATGCTGAGTTTGCAAACATCGAAACAACGCTAGATCAGACGTTGGACAACCTGCAAAAAATCCAACGTGATGACGGAAAGCTAAAAGATTTGGCAGTTGGTGTCAATGCGCTATCTCCGGAAATATTGAATTTGATGGGCGGTTTCCGCATTGTCGGTGATGGAGTATGGGCAGCAAGCACAGCTTACCAAGTCAAGGATTTGGCTTCTGATGAAAACAGCAACTATGTTTGCATTCAGGCGCACACCTCCGGAGCAACGTTTGACCCGCAGTATTGGTCGCGTTTCGGTTTCACGATTGGTTCGGATGTGTCTGACGCTGCTGCAAATGCCGCTGCAAGTGCTGCCGCTGCTCTGTCTAGTGCTAATGCTGCTGCGTCAAGCGCTTCCGCTGCGGCAACCAGTGCAACCAACTCGGCAACCAGCGCGACCGCTTCTGCGTCGTCTGCTTCCGCCGCGATTGCATCAAAGAACCTCACCCTGCAATACGCAACGCAGGTAGAGAACTCGCTTGCATACCTTGCTGTCGAGGCAACTCAAGCAGAGATGGAAGCCGGAACCGAAACGGATAACCGTGCCATGTCTCCTTTGCGCGTAAAGCAAGCAATCGAGGCGCTTACCCCTGATCACATCTGGTACTCACAAGGGGAGTCAGTTGGCAGCATTGCCTCTCAGACTGAGTTTGGCAATTCATCAATTCCTGAAACGGCAACAGAAATTGAAATTCTTTGCGTATCCGTTACGCCATCGTCGTCAGGAAGAATTGTTGTTCAGGTTGGATCAGCGTCATATATAACAACCGGATATTCTGGATATTGCCTTGAGCGCCCATCCGGCGATTCCTCTCTTACAACTGGGTTTCCGGTTACGTTTGCAGCTAGTTCTGTTGGCTATACTGGTTCCATCACCCTATCAAAAATCGGAACAACTAACAAATGGATTATGAAGTCAACTGGTGTTTCGAACACGCTGATGCAGGTTGGCGTTGGCAGCGTTGATGTTTCAAGTATCTTGTCAAGAGTTAGGGTTAGCCTTGCGGGAGGCGGTTCATTTTCTGCTGGAACGGTGTCAATAAAGTGGAAATGA